A genomic window from Plodia interpunctella isolate USDA-ARS_2022_Savannah chromosome 29, ilPloInte3.2, whole genome shotgun sequence includes:
- the LOC128682157 gene encoding uncharacterized protein LOC128682157 — protein sequence MFREKTCLILSSIFLFNLVKCGYPPIGDEVQAGSVLLPATRRGRYLANIVRRQAVDGTGIRFNKDADRMNAEAKKKVDVLSDELLPYIIAEQERRTTLYKRIMTAIQNGEKGVTIAEIKNKPPLIIKRGLMFRCPSNRAPKEPDGSGNIVCEEGIEALPVMYDSCLSAEDKELYNAENKYFFCNRHKMEGPDLPRNSSTVIGCAPAERTSFNYTMNKCGLEGSEDVVVHYRYYPDRTYKYVTELDPDREVCDHWNPCQIGYIFALPTIDQATTANELWREFFFLPTFLFSFTTSSVTMNQMAMYFVTWIDMFTHNLEDSISECVVFEKPYEFSTMVKTSPGWKVKNVERRGCLHCKEGPNSLIRQQYLKIDEDNGDLTQVTINWPRFPSSDVELWTVLENDSGEEKTEKLVEFCEAAIAIIPKKLEVYPAQKFDDLVTVNYECDRCTLEYIVIRGMDKTMVILDKSRFKTSDGNDGKYIQFDLGRLKPTDIGQFYGQFTDGNGNPERVKIITLEGPRHGKYISIYFFFFSSIYRN from the exons ATGTTTAGAGAAAAGACGTGTTTGATATTgagttcaatttttttatttaatttagtgaaATGTGGTTATCCGCCG ATCGGTGATGAGGTCCAAGCCGGTAGCGTTTTACTTCCTGCCACCAGGAGAGGTCGCTACCTCGCCAACATAGTGAGAAGACAGGCTGTG GATGGCACTGGAATCAGATTCAATAAAGACGCAGACAGG ATGAACGCAGAAGCAAAGAAAAAAGTGGACGTGTTGTCAGACGAGCTGCTACCGTACATCATAGCGGAGCAGGAGCGACGTACCACTCTGTACAAGAGGATAATGACGGCCATACAGAACGGGGAGAAGGGGGTCACCATCGCCGAGATCAAGAATAAACCCCCACTTATTATTAAGAGAG GCCTAATGTTCCGGTGTCCCTCCAACCGCGCGCCGAAAGAACCCGACGGCTCAGGCAACATTGTATGCGAGGAAGGAATCGAAGCGTTACCAGTCATGTACGATTCATGTCTTAGCGCAGAGGATAAAGAACTTTATAACGCTGAGAATAAGTACTTCTTTTGCAATC GCCACAAAATGGAGGGTCCAGACCTCCCCCGGAACAGCAGCACGGTCATCGGCTGCGCTCCGGCTGAACGCACTTCCTTTAACTACACTATGAACAAATGTGGACTGGAAGGGTCAGAGGACGTCGTGGTGCACTATAGATATTATCCAGACAGG ACCTATAAATACGTGACGGAATTGGATCCTGACCGTGAGGTCTGTGATCACTGGAATCCTTGTCAGATCGGATACATCTTCGCTTTGCCGACCATAGACCAGGCTACCACAGCCAACGAACTATGgcgtgagtttttttttttaccaacatttttatttagtttcaccacTTCTTCA gtGACTATG AACCAGATG GCGATg TACTTTGTCACGTGGATTGATATGTTTACACATAATTTAGAGGACTCTATATCGGAATGCGTGGTGTTCGAGAAACCATACGAGTTCTCCACCATGGTGAAGACATCCCCGGGCTGGAAGGTGAAGAACGTGGAACGCCGTGGTTGTTTACACTGCAAGGAGGGGCCAAACTCACTA ATCCGACAGCAATACCTGAAGATAGACGAGGACAATGGTGATCTTACGCAGGTGACCATAAATTGGCCGCGGTTCCCGTCGAGTGACGTGGAGCTCTGGACCGTGCTGGAGAACGATTCAGGGGAGGAGAAGACGGAGAAACTTGTTGAATTCT gtgAAGCCGCCATAGCAATAATCCCGAAGAAATTGGAGGTGTATCCAGCCCAGAAGTTCGATGATCTGGTCACTGTGAACTACGAATGCGACAGGTGTACGTTGGAGTACATCGTTATAAGGGGCATGGACAAAACCATGGTGATATTGGACAAGTCTAGATTCAAGACATCAGATGGCAATGA CGGGAAATATATCCAATTCGACCTGGGTCGCTTGAAGCCGACTGACATTGGTCAGTTCTATGGGCAGTTTACCGACGGCAATGGAAACCCGGAGAGGGTAAAAATTATCACGCTTGAAG GTCCCAGACATGGTaagtatatttctatatattttttctttttttcatctatatatagaaattag